In the Sinorhizobium arboris LMG 14919 genome, one interval contains:
- a CDS encoding bifunctional [glutamine synthetase] adenylyltransferase/[glutamine synthetase]-adenylyl-L-tyrosine phosphorylase: MAEAIERSLSDIHVVPIRPASQADAKAAVSVLKDAAKGNERIAKLVASDAPLKDFLVAAFALSPFLRDTARSHPEILETLLSETLPAFLKRRIEAARRAWQAEAPGTALPDTEIMARLRRAKREVAFAVALADLSRLFRGRETTRWLSDFAEAAVSAAIDHLLLGAHESGKLALKDSSAPSSASGVVVLGMGKLGAGELNYSSDIDLVVFYDAQSGVIVERDDAPETFARLLRRLIRILQERTGEGYVFRTDLRLRPDPGSTPLAIPVEAAMLYYESRGQNWERAAFIKARPIAGDIEAGERFLKELTPFVFRKYLDYAAIADIHSIKRQIHAHKGHGEIAVKGHNIKLGRGGIREIEFFVQTQQLIAGGRTPALRLRETETMLRTLAESGWIDGASAEELIEAYWFLRDVEHRIQMVHDEQTHLLPETEAELKRIAYMLGFEDTASFSNALSGVLRTVERRYAQLFEQEVKLSTETGNLVFTGQQDDPDTLETLKKLGFQRPSDIARTIRTWHYGRYRATQSVEARERLTELTPELLRVFGESRRADEAFLRFDHFLSGLPAGIQLFSLLGNNPGLLSLIVNIMSSAPRLADIIAAKPHVFDGMLEPGLLAELPTRDYLAPRIANFVAGGRHYEEVLDRLRIIAAEQRFLIGIRLLTGAITGLQAGRALTDLADLIIAAALDAVLEEVRSAHGHFPGGRVAIVGMGKLGSHELTAGSDIDLILLYDYDDKVLESDGAKPLDPVRYFTRVTQRLIAALSAPTAEGILYDVDMRLRPSGNKGPVATRITAFAKYQRTEAWTWEHLALTRARCICGDESLVGEAEAIFAEVLSEKRDIAKIRMDVAEMRGLIDKEKPPKDIWDFKLIPGGLVDIEFIAQYLALVAPAKGVTPPAAGTQTLEALKTLGAGMMHANDLDTAAEALVLFTELSQLVRLCIDGDFDPREAPAGLVDLVCRAGDYPDLTHLEADIRRLSKAVRRIFQAVIAAA; encoded by the coding sequence ATGGCGGAAGCGATCGAGCGGTCTTTGTCGGATATCCACGTGGTGCCGATCCGCCCGGCAAGCCAGGCGGATGCCAAGGCCGCCGTTTCCGTCCTCAAGGATGCGGCGAAAGGCAACGAACGCATCGCGAAGCTCGTTGCATCGGACGCGCCGCTCAAGGATTTTCTCGTCGCCGCCTTCGCGCTCTCGCCGTTCCTGCGGGATACGGCGCGCAGCCATCCGGAGATCCTCGAAACATTGCTTTCTGAAACGCTGCCGGCGTTCTTGAAGCGCAGGATCGAGGCCGCCCGGAGAGCCTGGCAGGCCGAAGCGCCTGGGACGGCGCTGCCGGACACTGAGATCATGGCACGGCTGAGGCGGGCGAAGCGGGAGGTGGCCTTTGCCGTCGCGCTTGCGGATCTTTCGCGCCTCTTCCGCGGCCGGGAGACGACACGGTGGCTCAGCGATTTTGCAGAGGCGGCCGTGTCGGCCGCCATCGATCACCTGCTGCTCGGCGCGCATGAAAGCGGCAAGTTGGCGTTGAAGGACAGTTCCGCGCCGTCCTCCGCCTCGGGCGTCGTCGTGCTCGGCATGGGCAAGCTCGGCGCAGGCGAACTCAACTATTCGTCCGATATCGACCTCGTCGTCTTCTACGATGCGCAGTCGGGCGTCATCGTGGAGCGGGACGATGCCCCGGAAACCTTCGCCCGGCTGTTGAGGCGCTTGATCCGCATCCTGCAGGAGAGAACCGGCGAAGGATATGTCTTCCGCACGGACCTGCGGCTTAGGCCCGACCCGGGCTCGACGCCGCTCGCCATCCCAGTCGAGGCGGCAATGCTCTATTACGAGAGCAGGGGGCAGAACTGGGAACGGGCTGCTTTCATCAAGGCGCGGCCGATCGCGGGCGATATCGAGGCCGGCGAACGCTTCCTCAAGGAACTGACGCCCTTCGTCTTTCGCAAATATCTCGACTATGCGGCGATCGCCGACATTCACTCGATCAAGCGGCAGATCCACGCCCATAAGGGGCACGGGGAAATCGCCGTGAAGGGTCACAACATCAAGCTCGGGCGCGGCGGCATCCGCGAGATCGAGTTCTTCGTGCAAACACAGCAGCTGATCGCCGGCGGCCGCACGCCCGCGCTGCGGCTTCGCGAAACGGAAACGATGCTGCGGACGCTCGCCGAGAGCGGCTGGATCGACGGGGCGTCCGCCGAGGAACTGATCGAGGCTTACTGGTTCCTGCGCGACGTCGAGCATCGCATCCAGATGGTGCATGACGAGCAGACGCATCTCCTTCCGGAGACCGAAGCGGAACTCAAGCGGATCGCCTATATGCTCGGCTTCGAGGATACGGCATCCTTCTCGAATGCTCTGTCGGGTGTGCTGCGCACGGTCGAGCGGCGCTATGCGCAACTCTTCGAGCAGGAGGTGAAGCTATCCACCGAGACGGGGAATCTGGTCTTCACCGGCCAACAGGACGATCCGGATACGCTTGAAACGCTGAAGAAACTGGGCTTCCAGCGGCCGTCCGACATCGCCCGCACCATCCGCACCTGGCACTACGGGCGCTATCGCGCAACACAGTCGGTCGAAGCGCGCGAGCGGCTTACGGAACTGACGCCGGAACTCCTGCGCGTCTTCGGTGAAAGCCGACGGGCGGATGAAGCGTTTCTGCGTTTCGACCACTTCCTCTCGGGGCTGCCCGCCGGGATCCAGCTTTTCTCCCTGCTCGGCAACAATCCCGGCCTCCTGTCGCTGATCGTCAATATCATGTCGTCGGCCCCGCGTCTGGCGGACATCATCGCCGCCAAACCGCACGTCTTCGACGGCATGCTCGAACCGGGGCTGCTTGCGGAACTGCCGACGAGGGACTATCTGGCGCCGCGTATCGCCAATTTCGTCGCCGGAGGACGGCATTATGAGGAGGTGCTGGATCGCTTGCGCATCATCGCCGCCGAGCAGCGCTTCCTGATCGGCATCCGGCTCCTCACGGGAGCCATCACCGGCCTGCAGGCGGGACGGGCTCTCACCGATCTCGCCGATCTGATCATCGCCGCGGCGCTCGACGCGGTCCTGGAGGAGGTCCGGTCGGCGCATGGCCATTTCCCCGGCGGCCGGGTCGCAATCGTCGGAATGGGCAAGCTCGGCAGCCACGAATTGACCGCCGGTTCCGACATCGACCTCATCCTGCTCTATGACTACGACGACAAAGTGCTGGAGTCCGATGGCGCAAAGCCGCTCGATCCGGTTCGCTATTTTACGCGGGTAACACAACGGCTGATCGCCGCGCTGTCGGCGCCGACCGCAGAGGGCATCCTCTACGACGTGGACATGCGGCTGCGACCCTCCGGCAACAAGGGGCCGGTTGCGACGCGCATAACCGCTTTCGCCAAGTATCAGCGAACGGAAGCCTGGACCTGGGAGCATCTGGCGCTGACTCGGGCGCGCTGCATCTGCGGCGATGAGAGTCTCGTCGGCGAAGCGGAGGCGATCTTTGCCGAGGTCCTCTCTGAAAAGCGGGATATCGCAAAGATCCGTATGGATGTCGCGGAGATGCGCGGCCTGATCGACAAGGAGAAGCCGCCGAAGGATATCTGGGACTTCAAGCTCATTCCCGGCGGCCTGGTCGATATCGAGTTCATCGCCCAGTACCTCGCCCTGGTCGCGCCGGCGAAGGGAGTGACGCCGCCTGCTGCCGGTACGCAGACGCTCGAGGCGCTGAAGACGCTTGGTGCCGGCATGATGCATGCGAACGACCTCGATACGGCCGCCGAAGCGCTTGTGCTGTTCACGGAGCTATCGCAGCTCGTGCGCCTCTGCATCGATGGCGACTTCGACCCGAGGGAAGCGCCGGCCGGCCTCGTGGATCTCGTCTGCCGTGCCGGCGACTATCCGGACCTGACGCATCTCGAGGCCGATATTCGTCGTCTCTCGAAGGCCGTGCGCCGGATCTTCCAGGCGGTTATCGCTGCAGCGTAA